The Nematostella vectensis chromosome 11, jaNemVect1.1, whole genome shotgun sequence nucleotide sequence ATATTCCCCTaaaggcttcttgtgtactcacttaattttcgcgtcactttattttcgcaaatcttttaaaatcgcgaaattcgcgaaattaaagtgacaagaaaattaagtgtaatatgACACATTTTATACTTGATGATCGTAACATCCTGACCTGCTGGTGAACTTCTCCGGGGCTTCTTCTCTTCTTAAGTGGAAATCCAAGCACAAGTCGGCATCGATTCCAATCCCTAGGTAATTATTCATCACGAACATGTTCGGCTCTTCTTCGCGACCCGACGTCAATCCGATAGCGCTAACGTTGGACTTCATGTCCGACAAACTGTCAACACTATCAAACATGACGAACCacctagaaaaataaaacagtttgGCTGTTGGAAATGACTGACAAGAGTTCTCATATTATTGAAAATCGCGGTGAACAAGCAGAGCTGTAGACCAACCTGTCGAGGTGTACAACTTCAGCATGGTCGACTGCAATAAGTAGCGACAGCGGTGTATCTCCTGAGGAGTAACCACTCCCCCATTGTAAAACCCTGGACATGTCATTTCCTAGTAGCAAAAGGCAAAACGTGAGTCACATAGCTATATcattggtaactctgccattTCCGAGAACACAATTAGAGTGTGGTATACTGCGTGACCCACCTGTCCCTTCCAGCACGTGATATTGTGTGACACACCTGTCCCTTCCAGCCCGTGATATTGCGTGACACACCTGTCCCTAGCATGTAGTATTGCGTGACACACCTGTCCCTAGCATGTAGTATTGCGTGACACACCTGTCCCTAGCATGTAGTATTGCGTGACACACCTGTCCCTAGCATGTAGTATTGCGTGACACACCTGTTCCTAGCGCGTGATATTGCGTGACACACCTGTCCCTAGCATGTAGTATTGCGTGACGCACCTGTCCCTAGCGCGTGACATTGTGTGAAGCACCTATTTCTAGCGCGTGATATTGTGTGACGCACCTGTTTCTAGCGCGTGATATTGTGTGACGCACCTGTTTCTAGCGCGTGATATTGTGTGACGCACCTGTCCCTAGCGCGTGATATTGTGTGACGCACCTATTTCTAGCGCGTGATATTGTGTGACACCCTATCCTTAGCGCGTGATATTGTGTGACGCACCTGTTCCTAATGGTACAATTGCCGATGGCGGCTTCTTGTAAGTGAGCGCCGTACTGACATCATCAAGGCATGACAACACCCATCCAACAGTGCCGTCACCTCCGCAGATCAGAATACGGAACCGAGGCAGGTCCTTAAACGCGTACAACCTGTGAATGGGTTGGAACAAATTATCACAACGTTTGATGTAATTTAATAAAAACTAGAATAATTAATCAGAATGTTTGATGGAACCCAATCAGTAATGGATCATGAATCAGAACGTTTGATGCAATTTtataaaaactaaaacaattaaTCAGAATGTTTGATCGGACCCAATCAGAAATGGATCATAAATCAGAACCTTTAATAGAATTTGAACAGAGATGGAACAGTTAATCAGAACGTTTGGTGTTATTTGGTTATAGATGTAACAATTAATGAAGAACGTTTTAGGGAATTTGATCAGAGATGGAACAATTAATCCGAACGTTTAATGGAATTTTATCAGAGATGGAACAATTTATCAGAGAAAGTTTGACTCTGAATTTGGATGAGTGATGCAACACTTAGCCCTGAAGGCCCCTGTGGTGAAGTGCCATGATCACATGATCAATCACATGATCAATCACATGATCAATCACGTGATCAATCTATACTTGATAATAGCGGAAGCTGAATGAGCGTTACCCTGGCAACGGACCGCCATCCATGAGGTTGTAGACCTGGTGAGGGTTGAGCAGTCTTTGGAATGCCGATAAGATGTCATCCCCCTGGCCACCGCCGCTTTTACAATTGACAAACACCAATAAAGGGTCACTTTCAGGGGGGAGCACTTCGGGCTGAAACGAGAAAAATTCATCATGCCCAAGCGGCAAGTTATCACGGTCGCCTTACGGTGGTTAATACAATCTGTTTATCCAATTAGAAAACTTCACTTTTAAAGACAACATCCAAAAGAATTGACATAAGAAAGAATTTGTTCTTATTCACATTGGAAGgggatttttttcattttcaaacaTTGATTGCTAATATTTGAAAGCATGATCACAGGCGGACCAGGATTAGAATCAGTCCCTCGTGATCCTTCTgggaaataaaatataatttgaagttgtgtcttgactTTTTCATCAATAGAACTAGTTACATTATTATATTAgcgttgtgtgttgtttttaAGGGGAATTGTGGTGCCGAAAGGGGTTTAAAGACTAAACCCCTTTCTGAGCCAGCGAGGTAGCTAGTAATCCGCTTGCATTATAGCCCTGGTGAGAGCAAGCATGAGCAAATCTAACGAAGCAAATCAAATTATACTCACGTGCATCGAGGGAAGAATTTTTACAAACGCTGTTTTGCCGTCAATTGGCGTGCGCTTGAGCTTCGTCAGGGCTTTAGCGGCAACATCAACTCCAGGCATGCGCACAAATACCATACCTTGAATACAAATTTCACACATTAGACTTGGACAAGAATATCACAACCAGTGACGCCCTCATATCCGTCTGGATTTCTGTCTTACCATATGTGGGGTAGATGTTCTTGAATTCACAACTCTCGGagactgaaaaaaaagagtgCATTGGTGTAAGGCTATTTCGGGGTGCGGGGGGGATTCCCCTATTGGGGTATGTGCCACCAGTTAGCCTATGGGTCCTTAGCTTCTTGAGTTAGACAAGATATACGTTGACAACAAGGTTTTGGCTGTGTTTTAAAACACAGTAAATGCGATTGGAGCATGTCTTTGCACGTAGCGGGAATACATTTGCACGACTGAATCCTGGTCCCCTGGAAGCCATGTGTAATTTCAAAAAGCGTGTTTTAGAATCGCCACCTGAACCCCCATCAGAATTCGAATAGTCTTCCCTAAATATAAGCTTTTAAAATCCTTGATTTACCCTTACTTTCTGGTACCCATGAGGCACTGCAGGCTACGACTTATGGATTATCGAGTGCGACCCAATTTCAAATAGAAATTTACTGCTTAACATACGTTCTCCTAATACGCTGTTGAGCATGATCTCGTATCTTGAGCGGTCCATACTGGTCGGTAGATCGCCGATGCACATGGTGACAGGGCCGAGGGGTGAGTTCCTACGCCGTAAGTAGAACCGCGTGAGCTTCATGTCACGAATCGATTGCTGCGGGGAAAGGGATGACAATATCATTAATCGTACAGCGGATATTGGGCCTTTGTTGGGGTGTTGAACGTCTGGGAATGCATGAAAACGTCGGCTGTGTACAAAAAAATGATGTTTAATGTAATTTTTAAATTCATGCACATTTTAGCTGATTATATAGTAAATGGCATATAGCTAATATGGATAGGCGAGACCTATAGAAATGAAGAAAATAGGAAATTCGCATCTTTTTTTACGGCCGCCGCATCAGTAACATTTGaagtcttgttttttttctaattatttctttttacctTTCTTATGTCCATCAACGTCTTCCATGGGCACTCGTGAGCCTCCATGACTCTCTCTTGCACTGAAATATGAATAGCAAatagttatttttattgttacaAAGCTTGAGCAACAAGCTGGTGCCACATTGATTAGCTAGCTAAAGAAGTTCATGGCCATCAGAAAATATATCTGTATTGACTTTGACAAAAGATTCCAAgctggccacggtagcgtgcacCGTTTTTTGGTACCAaaaaggtggggggggggggtggtgcgaAGGACATAAAATCTCCTTATGAAATAATCCTTTACCTCCTTTTATTAGGTGGACCTCAGTAAGGGCATAATCCTCTTGGTTTTGATTCTAGGCGACAAAAAAACTACATTTATGTTCCTTACGCACAAACATAGTGAAAGCTTGAAATACAACCCTCTGAATTTCCTATAATGTTTTGTTAATCGGGATTTAAGTGTACATAGCCATTGCATATTTGGACCTCTACTTAGATGGACATTCTTAGTCACAGTTTGACAAACCTCTTTACAAGGGACCtctcaggggtttcattaggccccggCGGCCAGCAGAAGCACCAGCTATTTTCCACCGACTCAGCAgctactttttaaaaaaaatgtcttgaactaaaaagataaaataacttacaccccctacttatgaaTCTCCACCACCTACTCTGAAATTTAAGGAAAGCCCTGCCTCTATAAAGCAGACGTATGATGCAAGCTTACCCAGATACCAAATTTCTTCATGGCGACGCTGATAATGTCGCTTACTGAGGTGGAAGCAATCACAGGTAGAGTCTTGAATAGAACAGGCACACTGAAACAATAAAGAATTATAGGTCCAAGATTACCATAATTACTGTCAAAGAAACAAAGgacagacaaacagacaggcagacagacagctGGACAATAGACAATCAACCAGACAGATAGACAAAGGAATAGGCAGATAGAGAGAATAAAAGGATAAGAAAATCTGAAGCAAGGTAAAAAATGTATACCATCGACTTTTTAGCTTGTTTAGCATATCAAAATCTTAATccacaataacaaaaaacttACTCTATTTCAGTCCCTGCGTAAATGCGAATATAACCTTTTCTTTTATCAGCACtctaaataaaaaatcatgcatattaataaaaaaatcttatatATTTCTCAGCTTTTTGTTATAGCATCAGTTAGTTGCTTAGAGACCATCAGTGAGCAGTGCTATATGAACACCCATTTCTTGTTATTACCTTTATTCTAAGAAATATTAGTTACTTTGACACCCATTTCTGTGTAATTACCTTTATTCTAAGAAATATTAGTGGCTTTGACTCTTTCTCAGGGAATTGTACTGGTATCTCTTCTGGATCAAGAGGTCTTTCACTATCTGAATGATAATTTAAAATGGAAAACTATTCATCTATGCTAGACTGTGTGAGCTCTAGTCTGAGCTGACCCAATTCTACCCCAAACAAACACATACTCCTACCCAccccacacaaacacacactcCTACCCAccccacacaaacacacactcctacccaccccactcccccacacaaacacacactcctacccaccccactcccccacacaaacacacactcctacccaccccactcccccacacaAACACATACTCCTACCCAccccacacaaacacacactcctacccaccccactcccccacacaaacacacactcctacccaccccactcccccacacaAACACATACTCCTacccaccccactcccccacacaaacacacactcctacccaccccactcccccacacaAACACATACTCCTacccaccccactcccccacacaaacacacactcctacccaccccactcccccacacaaacacacactcctacccaccccactcccccacacaaacacacactcctacccaccccactcccccacacaaacacacactcctacccaccccactcccccacacaAACACATACTCCTACCCAccccacacaaacacacactcctacccaccccactcccccacacaaacacacactcCTACCCATCCCACTCCCCCACACAAACACATATACTCCTacccaccccactcccccacacaAACACATATACTCCTacccaccccactcccccacacaAACACATATACTCCTacccaccccactcccccacacaaacacacactcctacccaccccactcccccacacaAACACATATACTCCTACCCACCCCACCAccccacacaaacacacactcctacccaccccactccccaaacaaacacacaatcctacccaccccactcccccacacaaacacacactcctacccaccccaccaccccacacaaacacacactcctacccaccccactcccccacacaaacacaaactcctacccaccccactcccccacatAAACACACACTCCTACCCACCCTACTCccccacacaaacacacactcCTACCCACCCTACTCccccacacaaacacacactcctacccaccccactcccccacacaaacacacactcctacccaccccactcccccacacaaacacacactcCTACCCACCCCACACAAACACATATACTCCTacccaccccactcccccacacaAACACATATACTCCTacccaccccactcccccacacaaacacacactcctacccaccccactcccccacacaaacacacactcctacccaccccactcccccacacaaacacacactcCTACacaccccactcccccacacaaacacacaatcctacccaccccactcccccacacaaacacacaatcctacccaccccactcccccacacaaacacacaatcctacccaccccactcccccacacaaacacacaatcctacccaccccactcccccacacaaacacacaatcctacccaccccactcccccacacaaacacacactcctacccaccccactcccccacacaaacacacactcCTACCCACCCTACTCccccacacaaacacacactcctacccaccccactcccccacacaaacacacactcctacccaccccactcccccacacaaacacacactcctacccaccccactcccccacacaaacacacactcctacccaccccactcccccacacaaacacacactcCTACCCACCCCACACAAACACATATACTCCTacccaccccactcccccacacaAACACATATACTCCTacccaccccactcccccacacaaacacacactcctacccaccccactcccccacacaaacacacactcctacccaccccactcccccacacaaacacacactcCTACCCAacccacacaaacacacactccacctcAACACACATCCATGACATTCCTTCACTCACATCACACTTCATCGACCCATGTTGCCCCCCctgaaaatctaaaaaaaaacacccacaCACCACCAAGCCCTCATACAAAAAAACTCTACTCATCCCTATGTTACCTTACTGGGAAAAAAAACCACTCCATCTGCCCTTCTATACCCAAGTAAAGCCATACACAATATGCCGATGATACTACTGCTTCATTCTTTAAGGCACTAAACTTACGCTCATCTACTGCTTTGGCCAGGTAATAATTATCAGGGTCATCATTTATATGAAAAGACTTCAATGTCTCATCCTGTAAAagagattttaataaaagaagactaaaccattttaaaataagataCACAAGATTCTGAGACCTGAGATGTTTATGTGCATACTGTACCTAAAAAGGGGTTCTAGGGGTTTTGGGTGCCCCCTATTAGTGATTTACACAATGGAGTGTGGAGCCAGGGGGTACTGGCCACCAAAAATAGACAgctaacaaaagaaaacaatgctATATAAAATACAGCCATAGTTTAGTGTATAGTGGAAGGGGGTGCACCTTCATCGTATTTTTAGCTAGTTGTAATCTTCagcacatatttttttaatgggtCTATAAccccaataaaaaaagaaaaaaatagggaCCTCCAGCTAAAATTAAACACCTAGGTACAACCCTCTTGCTAACTGCAGCTTTCACCAGAACTTTACTTATTCTGCaatctataattttttctAAACGTGTCTATAACACTAATGTAAAATGGAAAAAGTGGACCCTCACTAAAATAAAACCCCTTGGTACACCCTTACTGCTAACCGCAGCCCTCACCAGAACTTTACTGATTTTGGCATTCCTTGGTACCGTTACACTCTTTGATGCCCGAGGTGATGTCAGATTTCCATCATACACTTTAATACTGGTGTTCTCTGAAATTGAAAAGAAGAAACTGAACTATTGATTCTTAAGCAAAGAATGCCCACAATTACACCAAAAGTAAGAAACAATGCTTTGAAAGATTCTTCAGACTGTTATCCAGGGTGTTCCAGCTAGTGCGGGAGAAACTACATATATACATGCTATATGAACAGTGGTTTATCTTGTACCTGGATCAGTGTCATTAATGGGAAATGTCTCATTTATCTGGTCCATTGATGATGTACATGAAACATCAGAAACAATGCCATCATCTTCATTTGACGAGAAATCACCTGCAATTTacaaatgtaaataaaaaatgagaaaaaaatattcatatataTTTTCAGCCAGGAAGATTGGCCTTTGTTTAGATCATGTTATCACACGGTGTTGATGCAGGTGGTAATGTAAATGATGGTCATTTTTGTATTGGACAAAAATGACTATATGGTGTTTGCAGTGATGACATTTTTATAACCATCACCTCCAAGGTcctcatcattgtcatcatcaaccaACAACACTATGCTTGTAATCACCTGGATCATGgttgccatcatcatcatcactctGAGGTCAAATTATCATTACCGTATACCACAATACAGTATGCTGTACACCCATAAATTATATAGTACTAGTGGTTACCCGTGAAATATTCATGAAAAGCAATTCTTTGTTGTACAAAACTTTATAAAACTTTGAGTCCCCAATATATTGATCtcatgtgtagttccagaaaatatccataccacacacacaccccccccccatggaggaggtcggaggtatgaccccccacccctctaaaattttcaccccccctcccccggaaaaatatgaatacagtaaatgttaaGGAGAAAAGGCatttttaccccccccccccccccatctccGCTCTGGAAATTGGGCATTTGACCCCCCCACCCcgcggaatttccaatcccctccatGGGGATTGATTTGATTTACCTTAAATGTGAAAAGGCGCTTACTATAAAGTACCGCCCGTATTTTAGTATTCCGCACCTTTTCCTATATCCATGTTGGGCACCCTGTGAATAATGTTTTTGGCGGGAATCGGACAACCCATTGCAGAcaaccaaattcaaaccatgccagTAAGAGCGTTTATATGTTGGGTTTTGTGAATAAGAGAGTGGATTGTGAATCCTCGCTTTGTTGGCCCTCTCGCTTACAAAAACGTGTGAATTAAAACTTTTTTATCCGGTAGAATCTTGAAAAACCTTTTTGCACACCTCTTTCCGAAAATGTGTGGAAATGGCGTGGTTTCGGAGTTTTCTAGCTCAGCTGTTTTTTCGTAAAAGGTGGACAACAGTCCATTCCTTAGCATATCATGTATAGTATAGATATATACATGACCATTTCAAGTCcagattttttaaaataaattttaaaataaaagaattaaaACATATTATACTGTATCTACAGTACCCTATCTATTATTGAGTTGCTTTGT carries:
- the LOC5505936 gene encoding diacylglycerol kinase theta, which encodes MSFSYYTNTGSQSLARPLSAPILDEAFQAHGQSGHRFVRKTFTRPTYCHHCTDMLWGFTNQGFMCDVCNFVTHDRCMIFVTIPCVSIATTLVKIPVAHTWSGLSFSFRKKFCSVCRRRLEDIPAFRCQVCDYYVHEACQDFSVTDCKQSATYVPFLEKRAVKQDHHWREGNFSASSKCVSCKHSCGSGECLASLKCSWCAQSSHTNCSQLLPKECHYGYLHRVSLPPFCVSFPDVGLWGPYADTQAELHNNLKGDFSSNEDDGIVSDVSCTSSMDQINETFPINDTDPENTSIKVYDGNLTSPRASKSVTVPRNAKISKVLDETLKSFHINDDPDNYYLAKAVDEHSERPLDPEEIPVQFPEKESKPLIFLRIKSADKRKGYIRIYAGTEIDVPVLFKTLPVIASTSVSDIISVAMKKFGIWNQNQEDYALTEVHLIKGVQERVMEAHECPWKTLMDIRKQSIRDMKLTRFYLRRRNSPLGPVTMCIGDLPTSMDRSRYEIMLNSVLGELSESCEFKNIYPTYGMVFVRMPGVDVAAKALTKLKRTPIDGKTAFVKILPSMHPEVLPPESDPLLVFVNCKSGGGQGDDILSAFQRLLNPHQVYNLMDGGPLPGLYAFKDLPRFRILICGGDGTVGWVLSCLDDVSTALTYKKPPSAIVPLGTGNDMSRVLQWGSGYSSGDTPLSLLIAVDHAEVVHLDRWFVMFDSVDSLSDMKSNVSAIGLTSGREEEPNMFVMNNYLGIGIDADLCLDFHLRREEAPEKFTSRLRNKGVYFRVGLRKMANKTKWVFSEEVEIEVDGEKLQLPTLEGIVILNIGSWAAGADLWGPDKDDEFRPSSYCDCLVEVVGLTGVMQMGQIQSGIRSGVRLAQGAQINIKLKCEIPVQIDGEPWMQSPGNVIIRPALMQTAMLQKRRVKSKEMHERAITARPTTAPGSRSVFYADST